DNA sequence from the Marinilongibacter aquaticus genome:
CGGAGACGAATGGGGTCTATTATGAGAGTTTTGACTTGGAAGGAGATTTTGCATATTTCGTTTATTTGAACCGTTGGGGAGAGAAAAACAACAAGTGTATTGAACTGGATCTCAATACTAAATCCGTTCGGGAGGTGGGCTTCGACAATGATTTGGGTTTACGTTTTCCGTATAGTTTTGAAATGAAGGCTTATATGGGTCATGTATTTTTTCTCGCTTCTTCTACGGGCAATGAGACAATGCACTACTTGTGGGATGTAAACTTTGATACTGGCCTTGGCCAATTCAAGCTAAATACGCAGAACAAGGACATGCATGCCTACTACGAATACAAAATGGCCTCTTTGGGGCCATACTTATTCTTTGTGAGTTATGATCCTGAGTCTGAATATTCCACTTATCGCCATTTGATTTCATACGATATACGCAACAGCCAAGTCGAAGAGTATCCTGTTTTTGCTCATTCGGGATTCACCTATGGAAAACAAGATAGGCTATATATGGGTTTAAGTGAGAGGGATGATAATTTTGAGCCGTATGTGTTGAGCCAAGAGTCTGGAAAAGTTGCGTATGAGCTTCTTAAGGACCTTAACGACAGGGCTCAAGTTGTATTGAACGGTACGAAATTGAACCAAAAATATTTGTTTGCTCAGGTGAATGGGGCTGTCGGTGGAGATTATTTGTATCAAATGGACCAAGCTGGAGAGGTGAGTAAAATAAATTTCCCGCTCAATCAAGGATTCTACAAGTACTTGTCTATGTCATTTCCTCATTCGCCCCAATGGGGAGAGGGTCGGGCAGCCGCTTATATGGAGAACGGGGAGCGAGTTTTGTTTTCTGATGGATTTCAAAACCTCTTGTTGATGGATGGCAATTCGGTTACTCGGGTTGGGAGCTTGAGTTATTTTAATTGGTTTCCAAGCGTAGAGAAAACAAAAGATGCTTGCACGGTTGAAATCAATAGTGAAGCGGGTCCTCAATGGGGAATATTCTCGATAAGTTCCAAAAATTGGGTGGGAGAAATGTGGCCGGTTGAATCTAAAGGCTATGCTTCAAGTCCTGTCTTTCATGCATTGGAGTCTGCATTTTTTGTCGAAGACTTGGTCAATGAAAAATACTATCTGGTAAACGAGAAGGATGGGAGAAAAGAAGAAATAGAAATAGGTGGAAATGCACAAGTAGTGGAGAGAAGGGTTTATTTTAAGAACAACAATGAGCTTTATGTCTTGGATAGTGCACACAATTTTGAACCTCAGCGTTTAGAAACTTTTGCAAATGCAGAAAACTATGAATTGAAGTTTTTGGAGAATGGCTTTATTTTGGCTTCCAATACAGTAGAAATTAATCAGCCGCAGTATTTGATTAAATCGGGAAAATCATGGCAAATTCAAGCAAAGAGCTTTTCCGGTTACGGAGCTTCGACATTTAAAGTGGAAGATGCTTTTTACATCAATTTGGGACTTAGCAATTACTTCCTCGACAGTAACCTGAATGATTTGCTTGAACTGGATATTGAAAATAGGATTGTGGGTGCCATGGCAGCAGAGGTAGGAAAGGATTTGATTTTCATTGGCGAAGGAGATGGGCCTTACCAAGGTGCTGTTTCTGCCGATTTTCGGAATAGGTCCTCTGGCGAATTGTCCGAGATCTGGAGGAAAGAGGGGATAAGTGGATTGAGGTTTAGTGATGATTTTTTAACTACGTATTTGAATAACGGCAGTGAGATTGGCACTTTGGCATATTACGAGTCTGGAGAACTTAAAGAGCAGTCGATCTCAGAGCTCGGTTTGAATATTAGTGGAGTTGATTTTATAGCACACGATAAGCTTGTCTATTTCACTGATTTCAACCCCCAATTTTATGATCTGAAAAGTGGAGAGGCTTACAGTTTGCTAGGGGAGGAATATTTACACAATGGCCAGTGGCTTCTTTCCCTCAGGTACGACAAGAACTTTGGCTTTGAGCCTTTCTTGATGGACTTGGAAACTGGTGAAGGGAAATTCTACGACATCAATAAGGGAAAGGGGAGTTCCTTCGCCTACAATTTCTTTGAAATGGGAGGAGCTTTCTACTGTACTGCCTCGTCGAAGGGAGAGCATTTTCAATTGTGGAAATTGGAGAAAGATGGTCAAATAGAGGATGTATTGGGTCTGAATGAACAAGAAATGGCAATTTTTATTTATCCGAATCCAACATACAATAGTTTCAAATATGATTTACCCGAAGGCGTTACGGCCTCTTATATCTGGATTTATGATCTCAATGGTAGGGAGATAAAGGGCATTGAAATTGAGAATTCCAACACCGTCGATTTGGGTGAGTTGAGCACCGGAACATACATAATCAAGGTGAAGTCAAGCCAAGGTTTGCTTGTCCGACGAATTTCGAAACTTTAAAAGTTTTGTCCGAAGTCTTTTACTTTTAATCAGCTATCGAATTGTAGAATATTCATGCTGAAGTCCAATGGATCGAAGCTGTTGAGCAAACTGTTTATCAGATTGGGATTCTTTTCAAGAAAGGGGATCACATTTTCTTTTCTTTCTTGTAATCCACCGCTCGGGAAAAGCTCCTCTTTCAGTTTGCCAACCTGCCGCATGGCGGCCTCATGGTTCCTTTTTTCGGCACGTACCATTTTCTTTTCCATGCTTTCGAGCAAATGCACGGTCTTGGTTTGGAAGGCCTCGGTGGTGCGTCCAAGGGTGGGATCAATTTGTTCAGCTTGATTTTTCAACTGATTAAAAGCTTGGGATATCAGTTCTTTTTCTGGAAGGACATCCAATTTGGCGGCACTTTGCTTTTTAAGGCAAAACTTTTTCAAGGTATCGAGATCGAGAAAACAATCCTCGGCACATAGACCCAGCTTTTCGAGTTCATCCTTTTGCTTTTTATCAATCATCAAGGCGAAATTCCGAGGTATCAAGGCTGGAAATTGCACGCCGTAAAAATCGAATACCGGCTTCAGTTGCAACCAGTAAGGTACTTCTGAAGGTCCTCCAATGTAGGCCAAATTTGGTAAAATCACCTCTTCGTATAGCGGGCGAAGCACGACATTCGGACTGAAACGCTCTGGTTCGTTTGCGATCAATTGCTCGATCTCTTCTTTCGAAAAGGCA
Encoded proteins:
- a CDS encoding T9SS type A sorting domain-containing protein, producing the protein MKKTLLFLQLILSHFLFAQEQVSFISGQNGGSFPVSVGEFEGKGVFLTSGDIVNGDVWLTDGTNEGTQKLCSLSDDGSVMAVLPQEEGNARVVGDKLFIKVADSLNLHMGIVNLVSGDVEYLDIPNFEVYSLKSGSALIVEMVEDGSSPFGEFMSSLSVYDDNEGLVKLEMPKDAEGMVPNYGNKGQVIFNVSEYDYEQGAEVLKAIYTYDGLEWKVLNLEDDQAQNVTYIQSWEDQFLLVCLNKLLLCDSTGKLEEVWKSETNGVYYESFDLEGDFAYFVYLNRWGEKNNKCIELDLNTKSVREVGFDNDLGLRFPYSFEMKAYMGHVFFLASSTGNETMHYLWDVNFDTGLGQFKLNTQNKDMHAYYEYKMASLGPYLFFVSYDPESEYSTYRHLISYDIRNSQVEEYPVFAHSGFTYGKQDRLYMGLSERDDNFEPYVLSQESGKVAYELLKDLNDRAQVVLNGTKLNQKYLFAQVNGAVGGDYLYQMDQAGEVSKINFPLNQGFYKYLSMSFPHSPQWGEGRAAAYMENGERVLFSDGFQNLLLMDGNSVTRVGSLSYFNWFPSVEKTKDACTVEINSEAGPQWGIFSISSKNWVGEMWPVESKGYASSPVFHALESAFFVEDLVNEKYYLVNEKDGRKEEIEIGGNAQVVERRVYFKNNNELYVLDSAHNFEPQRLETFANAENYELKFLENGFILASNTVEINQPQYLIKSGKSWQIQAKSFSGYGASTFKVEDAFYINLGLSNYFLDSNLNDLLELDIENRIVGAMAAEVGKDLIFIGEGDGPYQGAVSADFRNRSSGELSEIWRKEGISGLRFSDDFLTTYLNNGSEIGTLAYYESGELKEQSISELGLNISGVDFIAHDKLVYFTDFNPQFYDLKSGEAYSLLGEEYLHNGQWLLSLRYDKNFGFEPFLMDLETGEGKFYDINKGKGSSFAYNFFEMGGAFYCTASSKGEHFQLWKLEKDGQIEDVLGLNEQEMAIFIYPNPTYNSFKYDLPEGVTASYIWIYDLNGREIKGIEIENSNTVDLGELSTGTYIIKVKSSQGLLVRRISKL